A region of the Pricia mediterranea genome:
CTCATTTTTGTCGAGCACCTTGCTTTGAATGAGCTTATACCGCATCCGCTCGATTTCATGATCGCGGTTGGCGGCTACTTCGGCGGAATCGTTATAGGGTTGCCAAAGAATGACATCGGCTGCAACCTCCTTTTTATCTTCCCTACAGGAAAAAAGGAACAGCACGGCAACCGTCGTAGAAAGCACAATTTTCATCATATGCTATCCAAAAAAGGAATCTACGAATTCGTACTTGTTAAAGACCTGCAGATCTTCCACTCCTTCCCCTACCCCGATGTATTTTACAGGAATCCGGAATTGGTCCGATATTCCGATGACCACTCCGCCTTTTGCGGTACCGTCCAACTTTGTAACGGCCAAGGCGGTCACTTCGGTCGCCTTGGTAAACTGCTTGGCCTGTTCAAAGGCATTCTGGCCCGTGGAGCCGTCCAGCACCAATAGGACTTCGTGGGGCGTATCGCCGACGACCTTTTGCATCACGCGTTTGACCTTTGTCAGTTCGTTCATCAGGTTCACCTTATTGTGCAACCGGCCTGCCGTATCGATAATTACGACGTCAGCGTCGTGTTTCACCGCGGAGCTCAGGGTATCGAAAGCCACCGAGGCCGGATCACTGCCCATTTTTTGCTTTACGATGGGTACATCGACCCGATCTGCCCAGACTTGGAGCTGGTCGATAGCGGCGGCCCGAAAGGTATCGGCCGCACCCAAGACCACTTTGAGTCCCTGTTTTTTAAATTGATAGGCCAATTTTCCGATCGTAGTGGTCTTGCCGACCCCGTTCACGCCGACGACCATGATGACATAGGGTTTTACATTTGTGGGCACGGTATATTCCGCGGCTTCTCCCGAGTTGGTTTCGGAAAGCAGGCCGGCAATTTCCTCCCGTAAAATGGAATTGAGCTCATCCGTGCCCATATACTTGTCCCTCGCTACGCGGGCCTCGATACGTTCGATAATCTTCAGGGTCGTATTCACGCCCACATCCGAAGTGACCAAGACCTCTTCGAGATTGTCGAGCACATCATCGTCCACCTTCGATTTACCCGCAACGGCTTTGCCGAGCTTGGAGAAAAATGAGGATTTGGATTTTTCAAGACCCTTGTCGAGGGTTTCCTTTTTTTTGGAAGAGAATACGTTTTTGAATAGGCTCATGCGTGTACTGTATTGATTGTTCCAAAGATACTAAAGTATGCGGCAAGTTCAGGTACAAAAAAAGCCCCTAACTTTCGAAAGGAGCTTCATGATGCTGTTCGATTAAATCCCTACTTCTGCGATAACCATTCGTTAACGTGCTCGGGTGCCATAACCGATTCTACAAAAGTA
Encoded here:
- the ftsY gene encoding signal recognition particle-docking protein FtsY encodes the protein MSLFKNVFSSKKKETLDKGLEKSKSSFFSKLGKAVAGKSKVDDDVLDNLEEVLVTSDVGVNTTLKIIERIEARVARDKYMGTDELNSILREEIAGLLSETNSGEAAEYTVPTNVKPYVIMVVGVNGVGKTTTIGKLAYQFKKQGLKVVLGAADTFRAAAIDQLQVWADRVDVPIVKQKMGSDPASVAFDTLSSAVKHDADVVIIDTAGRLHNKVNLMNELTKVKRVMQKVVGDTPHEVLLVLDGSTGQNAFEQAKQFTKATEVTALAVTKLDGTAKGGVVIGISDQFRIPVKYIGVGEGVEDLQVFNKYEFVDSFFG